From the genome of Spinacia oleracea cultivar Varoflay chromosome 2, BTI_SOV_V1, whole genome shotgun sequence, one region includes:
- the LOC110798779 gene encoding uncharacterized protein: protein MNICSWNVRGMNDPSKVGDIKNFVNVNKISVVALIETRVKLKNSSKLQNKFGAQWHWVSNYDHSDRGRIWIGWKHRVVTLTVVYKSEQIIHGIVSANSANFTYGFTAVYGLHSIETRRSLWRELSSLSALNNLAWLVMGDFNSFLYSRDRVNGNSVTNAETIDFETCLSQTDLTELKSCGHFYSWYKGHEVHRISSRIDRAFGNSCWHGTYSDVVVDYMNPGLSDHTPLVMNYKVNMKKGGRPFKFFNYMADHPQFLQAVQKGWEKNQTTSTMQNVWSKLKAVKVEHKALHKQEFAQLETNIEKCRRDLEMAQSISIANPDDSVAQEKETECVAKLKLFLKVQESAYRQKSRI from the coding sequence ATGAACATCTGTAGCTGGAATGTGAGGGGTATGAATGACCCCAGTAAGGTTGGAGATATTAAGAACTTTGTTAATGTCAATAAAATCAGTGTAGTTGCTCTCATTGAGACTAGAGTAAAGTTGAAGAATAGTAGCAAACTCCAGAATAAGTTTGGGGCTCAGTGGCATTGGGTTTCTAACTATGATCATTCTGATAGGGGGAGAATATGGATTGGTTGGAAGCATAGGGTGGTAACACTTACAGTGGTGTACAAGTCTGAACAGATTATTCATGGGATAGTGTCAGCTAATTCAGCTAATTTCACTTATGGTTTTACAGCAGTGTATGGTCTTCATTCCATTGAAACCAGAAGATCATTGTGGAGAGAATTAAGTAGTTTAAGTGCCCTTAATAATCTAGCTTGGTTGGTGATGGGGGATTTTAATTCTTTTCTCTATTCTAGGGATAGAGTGAATGGCAATTCAGTCACTAATGCAGAAACTATTGATTTTGAAACCTGTTTGAGTCAGACTGATCTCACAGAACTCAAAAGCTGTGGACATTTTTATTCTTGGTATAAGGGGCATGAGGTGCATAGAATTAGTTCAAGAATTGATAGAGCTTTTGGCAATTCCTGTTGGCATGGTACTTACTCTGATGTGGTGGTTGATTACATGAATCCTGGGTTGTCAGATCACACTCCTCTGGTGATGAATTATAAGGTGAATATGAAGAAGGGAGGTAGACCATTCAAGTTCTTTAATTACATGGCAGATCATCCCCAGTTTTTGCAAGCTGTGCAGAAAGGTTGGGAGAAGAACCAAACAACTTCAACAATGCAAAATGTATGGAGCAAACTTAAAGCAGTTAAAGTAGAACATAAAGCTCTACACAAACAGGAATTTGCTCAATTAGAAACTAACATTGAGAAATGCAGAAGGGACTTGGAAATGGCTCAATCTATTAGCATTGCTAATCCTGATGATAGTGTTGCTCAGGAAAAGGAGACAGAGTGTGTGGCAAAGCTTAAATTGTTTCTGAAAGTT